The Candidatus Methylacidithermus pantelleriae genome includes the window TCTGGTAGCAAAAGATCATCCGGTTCGGGTGCTCTTTTCCAATCCTTTGTTGTGGTGCAAGGGAAAGGACGCTTGTTTTCTCTGGGTGACACGTGACAAGAGAGTTTGAGGGTTCCCCACGGTCCGTCGCATGAGGAAAGGGATGTTTTCAGCTTTTTTTCTGGGAGCCAGAGCGGAACCGGGATAGGTCCTTCCAAGGGTACCAATGGCCCCTCTCAACCGTCCCAAAGTTTGAGGAGGGTCTAGCCTTTTCGTTGCGAAACTTGCATTCAGTCCAAAGCAAGTGGCTTGAAAGGAAAGGCCTCGCAGGTTTTGTCAAAACCTTCCTTTCGCCGTCCAAGGATTAACCAGAACATACAGAGAAGAAATTCCGGCCATTTCGCAGAAGGCCCACGGTCTTGCGTTGGAATTCCTCCCGGCATTTTTAGGGCGGGAGCTAAGCCTTTGTTCTTAACAAAATGGAAAACCCCTCTAAAAGGGGTGCTTTATCAAAGGAGAGACAACCCGTGAAGAAGAACTTTAGCGATCACTCTGCGAACGAGCGCACGTTTCTTGCCTGGATTCGGACTGGGATCGGAATCATGGCCTTTGGATTCCTTGTGGAGCGATTCACCATTTTTCTCCACGTGCTGCAATATGAGGTGACGAGAAAGCCTCTGGAACAAGGATGGAGAGGCGGAGCTTCCTTTGGCTTTGCCTTTCTTCTCCTGGGAGCTTTCACTATCGCCTTTGGAACGGTTCGTTATTGGTACGTGAAACGCCAAATCGATAGTCCCCGTCTGGAAGACTCGGATTTCTTTGTCTGGGACGTTGTCTTTGGTTTTCTTTTGGCCGCGGCAGGCCTTTTTTTGGCCTTGTATCTGGGTCGAAAAGCTTTCCTTCTGTAAGGGTTGGACTCTTTTCTCAAAAGCCATCCCAGGGATTTAGCTCCTGGACAGTTTGGCCCCTTGGGTTTACCAGCCGAGCGGAAAGGAAACTTTTCGTTGTAGGCGTCAAACAATGTTCGCTTTAATCTTTGGTGTTGGGAAGCGTTCCCAGAATATCCCCTGCCTTTTGTGTCTTTATGCGCTGGCCTCTTCGCAAGGAAAAAATTAGGTCACGCTCGCAGCCCTGGCTAAGGGCAAAGGAGAGCCATAGCCTTCCCGAAGTTTTTGGAAGCGTTCCAGTCCCCACGGAACCTTCCTTTTGGGCCAAGCTTCTTGCCTTTGCAGGGCCTGGGTATTTGGTAGCGGTGGGATACATGGATCCCGGCAACTGGGCCACCGATCTTTCCGGCGGCGCAAAGTTTGGATACGAGCTTCTATGCGTGATTTTTCTTTCCAACCTCACGGCCATGGTGCTCCAGCACCTGGCTTTGAAGTTGGGAATTGCAGGCGAAAGGGATTTGGCTCAAGCTTGCCGGGATGCTTACCCAGACGGCGTCGTTATTTTCCTTTGGATCCTATGCGAGATTGCCATTGCGGCATGTGACCTGGCTGAGGTTGTGGGCTCAGCGATAGCCCTGCAGCTTTTATTTGGGCTTCCGCTGGTGTGGGGTTGCTTGCTCACGGCTCTTGATGTCCTGGCAGTGCTCTACCTGCAACACCGAGGGTTTCGCTATCTGGAGATTTGTGTGGTTGCCCTGATTCTGGTGATTGGCGGTTGTTTTGCT containing:
- a CDS encoding YidH family protein, with amino-acid sequence MKKNFSDHSANERTFLAWIRTGIGIMAFGFLVERFTIFLHVLQYEVTRKPLEQGWRGGASFGFAFLLLGAFTIAFGTVRYWYVKRQIDSPRLEDSDFFVWDVVFGFLLAAAGLFLALYLGRKAFLL